The Sporosarcina sp. Te-1 DNA window CTGTGTACGGCTTCGGCGGCATCGTCTTGCCTTCCTTGATGCCAATTTTACTCGACACAGGTTCCCCTTGGAGAAGCGGCGGCAAGGCGGGTTCGTCTCTCTCATCCTTAGAGCCTTTGAATAAAGCCTTCCATCCTAGATCACGTTCCGTCTTCCCGGTTGTAAAGAAAGGTAGGCCGTTCACGTCGGTCGTCACTTTTGTCTCCGTATAGAGGTAATCCCGGTGGAACATGGCGAGCGTTGTCCGGACGATTTCTTCGTATAAATTCCGCTCGAGCGGCGACAAGCGGCCAAGGACGGCCTGAGTCGGCACTTTTTTCGTTGGAATGATTGCGTAGTGCTCCTGAACTTTGGAGCTGTCCACATAGCGCTTCTTCGGCGACAGGGAAGCGACCGGAAACGGCTCATTGATCAATTGTTGATAGGCACCGACTTGGTCTTTCAAATAGGCGAACTCGTTCGGCGTAATATGCCGTGTATCGGTCCGGGGATAGGTGACGAGCTTTTTCTCGTACAGTCCCTGCATAATTTTCAAGACATTTGCCGGGCTCGTCTTCCACCTGCGATTGGCCGTTGCCTGCAGGGTAGAAAGTGAATGCAATTGCGGTGGCGGCGTCCGTTTATCTGTATGGGTGATCGTTTGAATGACACCAGGCGCATCGGGGCGAATACCATGCTTTGCAAGCAGTTCTTGGACAATTTCCCGTTTTGGTTCTTTTACTTTCGCCTTGCCCTTATATGTGCCATGTTCCGCCCGGAATTCTGCTTCCACCTCGAAAAACGGTTCCGACACAAACGTCTCAATCTCCCGTTCCCGTTGATAAATCAAATATACTGTCGGCGATTGCACCCGGCCGATTGGGAACACTTCCTGCACCCCTTTTGCCTTTAAAAGCAGCGTATACAGCCGGGAGCCGTTCATCCCGACAAGCCAGTCGCTGATCTGCCGGGCTTTCGCCTCCTCATACATCATCAAGTCCTTGCGGTTGTCCCGCAGATTCGCAAACCCTTTACGGACCTCATCGACCTCCAGCGAATTGATCCAGAGACGCAAGATTCGTTGGTTGCGGGCGCCCGTCTGGTTATAAATGCTATAGAAAATGTTCGACCCTTCCCGATCCACGTCACACGCATTGATCACCGTATCCGTCCCGCGAATGAGCTTCTTCACGACCTGGAACTGCTTGAATTTCCCCTTCGCCACTTGGAATTCATACCGATCCGGCAAAATCGGAAGACTGCCGAGCGACCATCGCTTCCACGCGGGATTATACGCATGCGGCTCCTTCAGTTCGACAAGATGGCCGACGCCCCATGTGATATAGACGCCTTCCGGGAAGATGGGGCATGGGTTGATCTCGAGGAATCCCTCATGTTTCCGGACGGAAAATGCGTCTGCATACGCTTTTGCTTGGGATGGTTTTTCGGCGAGGATGACAGGTTTCATAGGACACCTCCAACGTAGGTACATTTGTTCTATTGTCTCATATTTGGCGGGGGATTGCTATGTGAAGAGTGGCAGTCAAAAAAATTGTTTAAAAAGGGCATAATAATTTGCGCGATGGTTAATTCGGAGTTCACAGATCCAGTGTTTCGATGATAGTTATAAAATAGAAAGTGACTTAACGGATGGGGAGCAATTCCTTTGTTAATGTATCTTCTAATCCAATAAGAAATAGAAGGTG harbors:
- a CDS encoding type IA DNA topoisomerase → MKPVILAEKPSQAKAYADAFSVRKHEGFLEINPCPIFPEGVYITWGVGHLVELKEPHAYNPAWKRWSLGSLPILPDRYEFQVAKGKFKQFQVVKKLIRGTDTVINACDVDREGSNIFYSIYNQTGARNQRILRLWINSLEVDEVRKGFANLRDNRKDLMMYEEAKARQISDWLVGMNGSRLYTLLLKAKGVQEVFPIGRVQSPTVYLIYQREREIETFVSEPFFEVEAEFRAEHGTYKGKAKVKEPKREIVQELLAKHGIRPDAPGVIQTITHTDKRTPPPQLHSLSTLQATANRRWKTSPANVLKIMQGLYEKKLVTYPRTDTRHITPNEFAYLKDQVGAYQQLINEPFPVASLSPKKRYVDSSKVQEHYAIIPTKKVPTQAVLGRLSPLERNLYEEIVRTTLAMFHRDYLYTETKVTTDVNGLPFFTTGKTERDLGWKALFKGSKDERDEPALPPLLQGEPVSSKIGIKEGKTMPPKPYTEGQLITMMKTCGKLVEDKEETDILKEIEGLGTEATRSSIIETIKKHGYISVTKNIVSLTAKGRVLCQAIEGNLLASPSMTAKWEAYLRKIGNGEGTSQHFLDNIAKFIGKLLEEVPRQLEAKPIDAKLVPPRPSKSRGSYQTVEVAPCPACKTGTILARKSFYGCSNYQNGCKQTFPGIYLKKKLTPAQVKLLCTKGKTNVIKGFTANNGKQFNASLALENGKLNLIFQ